The Ficedula albicollis isolate OC2 chromosome 1, FicAlb1.5, whole genome shotgun sequence nucleotide sequence TCTCTTAAATGTATAAGTCCATATCCTAAAATAGCAATTGTAATAAGGATCAAATTCAGCTCAAACACTATCTATAGTTATATATCTGTATTAGGGCTGAAAGCTGTCAAAATCTACTGTAAGAGCTTCCTGAGTTCTCTACATATTGCCAATCCTTAATATCACAGTGCATATATTACTGGTAAACACATTCATAGCTCAGGTTAACAGGAACAAGAAGTTTGGAACTTCTAAGGCTGTACACAAGGAATTTTCCTAAAAAACTGTCACAATGTGGATCCTTTCAAGTACTATTAAAGCtgaataaagcatttttttttcaaaaaatggtTATACTTCAGTTACCCAGATTTTTCACCTTATTGTTTAGAAACATGCTAGAATGGACTTAAGGCAACGAcacacattaattttaaaaatgatcaGTATTTTGCATTAAACCACTGGAAAAATTAGTGCAGCATTTAGAATAGTAGACAGGAAAAAACGGACATTAAATATGTAGGAAACTTATTTCCTACTTATAAACCTACACAAATTATAGCAACATTAGGCAATTAGAAGACCTGGACATCATTTATATTAATTTACAATAACCACATTAGAGATGAAATACCACTCACAGCAAAATGAATGTAGTGAGACTGAAGTTTAATACCTAGAATTGTTAAGAAACTGACatctaacaaaacaaaagtggAATGCtgatttcataaaaatatacacatataaaaGTATCTTTGTGCCTGAATTCCAGAACAGCTTCTCCAAAGTAGTGCTTCTAGAACTTTCAAGTTTTAattatattcaaaatatttatcatttgAATAAAGTTGGCAAATTACATTcctatatttttgttttacttgatGTCTTCCTAAACAGAAAGCATCACTTATTCAATAATGGGTCACTCATGaatggagatttttctttttctccctcatgaaagcagcagaataTTATGATTTTGATATTAGAATGAAATCCATTTGTTACTCTATCTACTACACCTTCCCCCTTCTTTTACAGAGCAAGCTAGTCAACAGTAATTTGGCAAAAAGAAATTGAAGTCAACAACAAGATGAACTGGGTTTTGGTTTCCGGTTAAGATTTACTGTATCTGTTTGAATAAAGTGATCTGATCTATCTTCAGAGGCTAGAACTCTTCTAACAGCTTCTTCAAAGGCTGCTGCAACATTAGTGGCATCTTTTGCACTGGTTTCAAAATAGGGATGGTTGCCATTATTCCTGCACCAGTCTTGGGCTTCTTCTGTAGACACTTGCCTTTCATCGATATCAACTTTGTTGCCCAGTATCACAAATGGAAAACTTTCAGGCTCCTTGACATCTGCATAATAAATGAATTCTTTCTTCCAGTTGCTTAAGTTTTGGAAGCTTTGAGAGTCATCCACGCTGAAGGTTAGCAGGCAACAGTCTGAACCTCTATAGAAAGGAGTCCGCAAGCTCCTAAACCGCTCCTGACCTGCTGTGTCCCAGATCTGCATTGTAACAAAATGTCCATCGACTTCCAACTCTTTATTTAAGAATTCCACACCTATTGTATGAAACAGCTGTGCATCAAACTTGTTGGTGACGTATCTGTTCATAAGGGAACTCTTCCCAACTCCACCATCTCCTAGCAGTATTACTTTAAGAAGTGATGATTTTGCTGCCATTGTTATGGGAAAAGATCCTCCTGGTTTCCTAGACCTGTAAAGAAtaagaaaatcattaaaaagaaaaatggttgTGAGCAGCAAATTTTGCACACGTAAATATCtagaatgtattttaaattccaCCAACATCAAGTTTCATGTACAAAAACAGGACCCTACTAAACAGGTGAACTCCAGTGAGATACTCTCCAGTAAGAATACCCACTCAAGAATACCAAATGTAAGAGGTGTCTCTTCCACAGACTGCAGTCTGTACCTAAGCAGTATGCTGCATACATTACTGATCTGTCACTTAAAACTctttaaaacccccaaactctTCAAACCACCCTCCTCTTTGTGCTGAAGGGGTAACATCATATTCAACAAGTGCTATAATTCATTTATGTTCACTGGAAAAGGTTCATGGAAAAGAGAGGAGTGAGAGAATTTTATAGAGCATGTGCCTTGAACTAGTCACTTCGGTGCTGTATTTTATTaccaaagttattttttaaaccaatgCACTTGCAACACAGTTATCTATGGAACAAATGCAAATGCTGTCATTTTATTTAGACGAAATTTCAATAATTTATAGTTTACTCCTTGCAGAATAGCATTGATGAATGGAATACTACTAAAACtaccacaaaagaaaatttgctgTTGCTACTTCAGTGGTACTCAAAATGCCACATACCAAGCTCAAGCCTACAATGACAGTTCAGTTAAGAGGTGTCAACTTCTCATAGTAAAACTGCCAAAAATTCTGGAAGTGCTAGTAAATAgtctggctgccagcacagggatggcaaATTAGTGACACCAAAGAAGGCTTTTTAACTGTTAgacttcaaaagaaatttaaaaataatcctttaGCACTAAAGTAGATTGCTCATTAGTGCTTTGTACCCAACCTTTGCTCTCAAAACTGTAGTGTCATCTAATACTGTAAAATGGTGTTTTAATTACTTGGGGGGTAAAGTTTCATTTTAGCAAACCCAAACTGAAGTTTCTGTTTGAGGAGAACTGTGTTCCTAAACCTGCCTAATAGTTTGGGTTTCAGCCCAAACAGACTTCTCTGAAAATAGCAtctatttaaaatggaaatgggtCAGAAGTTGCCTAGTCCCTCTCTTTCTTTGAAGGAAGGAATGTGGTCTTTCTAGTTGTAATTAGCATTACTGGCATATACATCACCCACAGTGTGGCTGTAGAATTAGTACCTGATACAAGCTGGCGTGAGAGTCATATGACTCTGTGCTGCCTTACAATCAAGGCCTACAGTAGAAGCaagaaattt carries:
- the RAB9A gene encoding ras-related protein Rab-9A, giving the protein MAAKSSLLKVILLGDGGVGKSSLMNRYVTNKFDAQLFHTIGVEFLNKELEVDGHFVTMQIWDTAGQERFRSLRTPFYRGSDCCLLTFSVDDSQSFQNLSNWKKEFIYYADVKEPESFPFVILGNKVDIDERQVSTEEAQDWCRNNGNHPYFETSAKDATNVAAAFEEAVRRVLASEDRSDHFIQTDTVNLNRKPKPSSSCC